The nucleotide sequence CTTGGCAACCAGTTCGGAGTAGTTCCTGAAACTGAGGTGTTCGATATGAACGTCAAGGTGTTCCACCCTGCCCCTCGTTATCCACCTTTCATGAACAGCACGTCCGTCGAATTCCCCTTTTCTCCTGTCCACGAGACGCACAACGGGGTCTGGCCACCAACCGCAATGCCGGATCCACTTGTCGTGAAGCAGGTTCTTGCGTTTCAGGCTGAAGGCCGCCACCTCTCCCTGATCGGGCCTGGAAATCACCCTACGAATGGTTTTAGCGGTGGCTTCGGGGACCCTTTCATCGGCATCCAGGATCAACACCCAGTCATGGCTGCACCGGTCAACGGCCATCTGTTTCTGCATGGAAAAACCCATCCAGGGCTCAACGAACACCCGTGCTCCGAAAGATTGCGCGATCTCCCGTGTCCGATCGGTGCTCCCCGAATCAACGACAAGGACTTCATCAGCGAAAGAAAGACTTGCCAGGCACCCGGGCAGGCGCTCCTCCTCATTCAGGGTGATGATCGCCACGGAAAGAAGATTTCGGAGGTTCCTTTCATCCATCCTTATAGCCAACTGGGATGGACATTGTTCTCCAGACGGAGGCATCCATTCCCGGAAGATGGTTTATATGAAAACCAGGATTTAGACGGGACTGCCATCTTAATGTGATCCCCTTTGTTTTGCAAAAAAAATCGGGTATAAGGAAACGATTACATATATTTCTCCGCCGGATGCTTTTTTGGGGAGGTCGGGAAATGCCGAGGAGCAGGGAAGGAAGCCCTGAAAAAAAGATAACCAAGGCCATCATCGATTTGCTCGTGAACGTTCCTATGTTCGACACGCTCACAAGTGATGAGCTTCGGATCGTGACCCGCCACATGAATTTTATCGACCTTGAGAAGGGGGAAACCCTTTTCAAGGAAGGAGAAAAGGGCGATTACGTTTGTTTTGTGGTGAGCGGGCATCTGGATGTTTTAAAAGGGGCGGGCGGTGGAAACTATGTCGTATTGGCCACTCTCTCAAAAGGACGCTCAATCGGAGAAATGGCGGTAATCGACAATTTCCCTCGTTCCGCCACGGTAAAGGCCCGAGAAAAATCAACGCTTGTCATCCTTACCCGAAAGGGCTTTGATATGATCCTCTCCCAGCATCCCCCTGTCGGGGTGAAAATCCTTAAGGGGATAGCCAGACTGTTGAGCCAGAACCTGCGTATGACCTCCAGCAGGCTGGTTGACCACTTGCTTCCCTTGAGTTGATCGGAAAGGGCGGGGTAAGACCTTACGGTCCTCATTATCAAGGAGTCCACCATGAAAAGAATAGTTTTTGCCGTTGCTTTCCTGTTGCTCTTGCTTGCAGCGATTTCGCCACTCCGAGCGGGGCCAAAGGTCCTTTGCGACGTCAAAAAGATCCGGGAGCACGGTCTCCTTGTGACCTTTTCATGGAAGGTAAAGGTGAAGGCGGATCACCCAAGACAGGCATGCGACCTGATCCTTTCATTTCGAGATCACAACGGAAAGGAGATCTATACGGTAAAAGAAATCGTGCAATTGAAGACCGGGCACAACCAATTTGAGGGGGTTGAGATATGCGAGAAGGAGCGCTGGAAAAAAATGGTCAAGGTAAAGGCAACCCTTGATTGCGTCTTTTGATGAACCTTTCCATAATAGATTAGTAAAAAGCACCCAAAAACAAATGGTTAAGCTGTAAATTTCGGGTATGTCTTTAGATTTCCTGAATTTCGTATTTGGTTAGAAGTCTTGAAAGATAAGTCCGCTGGATGCCCATGATCTTGGCGGCCTTGCTCCTGTTGCCTTGGGTATGCCTCAAGTTGAGGATGATGAACTCCCTCTTGAACCTGTCCAGGGCCTCCTTGAGCGTCAGTCCGACTTCCATGGATGGGTTTTGCTTACTGGGCCCGAAGATAGGGAGATCTTCAGGCATGATTTCTCGACCGTTTCCCATTACAACGGCACGTTCAAGGGCATTTTGCAATTCCCGTATGTTTCCCGGCCAGTCATAAGACAAGATTTTATCCATGGCCTTTTCTGAAACACTGATGTGCTTGACCCCTCTTTCGTGCTTGAAAAGATCGACAAAATAATTCACAAGGATCGGGATATCTTCCTTCCTCTCCCTCAAGGCGGGCATCCGGATCTGAACAACGTTGAGTCGGTAATATAAGTCCTCCCGAAACCTTCCTTCCCGCACCTCTTTGCTGATATCCCGGTTTGTCGCGGAGAGGACCCTGACATCCACGCTGATGGGGGTGCTGCCCCCAACGCGGTAAAAAACGCCTTCCTGAAGAACCCTGAGCAGCTTCGCCTGCATTCCCAGGGACATCTCGCCGATTTCGTCAAGAAAAAGTGTTCCCTTGTCAGCAAGCTCAAATTTCCCGATTTTGCGGGTCATTGCCCCTGTAAAGGCCCCCTTTTCATACCCGAACAGCTCCGCTTCCAGGAGGGTTTCAGGGAGGGCGGCGCAATTCAGGATAACCATGGGTTTGTCTTTTCTAGGGCCTGCTTGATGGATCAGGCGGGCCAGCAGTTCTTTCCCGGTGCCGCTTTCCCCCAGTATAAGGGTGCTCGTCTTTGAATTCGCCACCTTCAGGGCGTCTGAAATCACCTTCTTCAATGCGAGACTTTCGCCGATGATTTGGTGTTTTTTACCCAGTTCTTCTTTGAGATTCCTGTTTTCCTGTTGAACCTGATCGATTTTGCGGGCATTTCCGATGGCCATGGCGGCCAGGTCTGCGAAGACGTTCAGAAGCTGCATATCCTCCTGTTTGAGGGAGCTGCCGTCTTCCTTGTCTATGATTTCAAAGACACCGATAATTTCACCGTTTATCTTCAGGGGCACACATGCGATGGATCGGGTTTGAAAGCCGATGGATTCGCTGATCTCCTTATACCAGCGTGGTTCTTTGGTCACATCCGGGATCAAGAGCGATTCGCCCTTCTCTGCCACAAAACCAGCAATGCCCTGCCCTACATCGAGTTCATACTGCCGGATCTCATCCTTTCTTTCGCCGATCGCTACCTTGAAATAGAGCTTTTTGCTTTTTGGATCCAGGAGAAGGAGCGAACTGGCTTTGGCCTCCATCATTCGGGTGGCGGTGTCTATGATAAGTTCGAGGAGTCGGTCCAGGTCAAGAACGGACGAGACCCAGGCGGAAATTTCCTTCAGGCGGTCAATAGTCAAATTCGACATCGGTGCTCTTCTTTTCATCGAAAAACCCGAAAATTATACAAAATTAAATGGGTTTCAAAGACATCCGAGGAGAATGCACAGGCTGTATACTTTTTTATCGGTCGGCGCCCCCCTGATCTTTACTCGATCTACGAATTATTTTTCATTCAAACGCAAAAGGAAGTCACAACCTATATGTGTATGAAAGTTGACACGTTTTCCCGCCATAACCCCAAAGATCATGAAATCTCTTGTAAATTGAACGATTTTTTTACAACCCTATGGTTTACTATTCAAAGGCATACAATTTGCAGCGTTTAGTAACGGTGTTTCATGCCGAATCCTATCCATTCATTCAAAAAAACAGGAAGACCGATGTCTAAAGCGAACCTAATGAAATCCTTATTAAAAGAAGCTGAGCTTTATAGGAATCAGGGTCTCCTTGAACAATCCAGGGCAAGCTATCTCAAGTTCCTGAAAATTGCCGAGCGAATCCCACCCTCTGAGAAAAAACACAAGCTGATTCGGGCAGTTCGAGGACGCCTAAAGGAGGTGGAAAAGGAGATCCGCCTGGTAAACGATGAAATCGATCAGCCCCAACTTTCAGATGACATCCAGAATCTCATAAAAAAACTGTTCTCTTTTTCGAGAACAAAAGAATCCGCTGTCATCGAAGGGGCCATCGCCCTGGCGAAATTCGGCCAGTACGAACAGGCCCTGGAAGAGTTCGGCAAGCTCCTCCATAACAGAAGATCCGCCCTGGTAGCGGCCAAGAACATCCTGAGATGCCACCTTTCCCTGGCCTCGCCCCAGGCAGCCGTCGATCAGCTTGTAAGATGGCAGAATTCCCATTCTCCTTTAACCAGAAAGGACCTTGAAATACTCCGCTCTTTCTTAAGCAACCTGTTCGGGAGCATGGACATCGAAGCATCAATCCCGCCGGTTTCTGGATTAGAAGAGGAGGAAGGGCTGGCGCCTTCGGTTCAGACACAAGAAAATTTCATTGATCCGGGAACCGGTTGGGAAGGCTCTCCCGAGTCGGAGAAAAAAGAGCGAGAGAAAGAGGGCATTGAACCGCACGTCGATGGAGAATTTCTGGATATTGCATCCCTGGGATCGGCCCCTGAGGCAGCCGATATTGATGAAAACGGCAGCCTGGATGATATCCTTGACATTTCATCCTTGAAAATCGAGGTAAAGGGAAAACCTCCCGGAGAGAACCATGTCGAACTCCCCGTTTCCTTTCAGGTCGGAAACGTGGTAAGCGTAGTGCTGCCGGCTTCGATGAAGGATCTCCTGTTGGAGTTTCCTGAAGGTAAAGTCCTGCAGGACATGGAAATCCATTCCCCAGTGACCGTTTTCAAGGGGAGCGGAAAGGTTCTGGGGGTCACGGATATCCGGGGGGGGCCTCACGAGGGAGGACATACGCTGGATATCATTGTATACGCCGCCTAATAGGGATATCGGGGTCTACGGATGAACATTCACCCCGATCAAGGCTGATGTTGATTCTTGAAAAGACAGGATGACAACTAAAATCGGTTGACGACGAATATCCATGGCGAAATTCAATCCAAGAGACAGAGTGATCGAGTGCAAGATTGTATATTATGGTCCCGGGCGGGGAGGAAAGACCACCAACCTGGAATATATCTTCAAGGCCTTCAACAAGAATACTACTGCGGAAATGGTATCCATCAATACGAGGGGCGACAGAACACTGTATTTTGACTTTCTGCCCATGGGACTCGGGAAGATTCGAGGCTGTGAAGTCAAGATTCAACTTTACACCGTTCCAGGGCAAACAAGATACCGTTCGACCAGGAAACTCGTATTGAAAGGGGTGGACGGAATCGTATTCGTGGCCGATTCCCTTGCTGTCAGGAGAAAAGCGAACCTCCTCTCCCTGAAGGACCTCCAAGAAAACCTCAAAGAGCAAAACATGAACCTGTTCAATATTCCCCTTGTCCTCCAGTACAACAAGCGGGATCTTGCCAGAGATGGAATCCCTTTGATTCCATTGGAGGTCATGGAAAAGGATTTGAACAGCAAATTGAAAGTTCCGAGTTTTCCGGCCAGTGCCTTGAAAGGAACCGGAGTAGGCACCACCCTGAAACAATGCCTGCTCCTGACCCTGAGACACCTGCAGAAGGAACTCAGGTGGACACGATAGGGGGAACATGTAAAGGATGGACGGTAAATCCTTGTTCAGGGGAAACTTGAACTTTCTTGGTCTAGCTGATGTGTTCCAGATTCTTGGGGGCAACAACGCCACTGGGATTCTCTGCATCACAAGCCCATACGTCGAAGCACCTGCTTCGGTAGATTTTCTAAACGGGAATCCTGTCAATGCCACCCTGGGGCCCCTCAAGGGACTCGATGCGGTCTATGCTATGTTCGGGTGGAGCGATGGTTATTTCGAGTTCCGTCCCGGGAAGACTGCCAAAAAATCTGCCGCGATCAAGTCCAGCAGGATGCAGATCGTCCTTGACGCCCTTCGAATGATTGACGACGGCCGAATCAAAAAGGTAGGCCCCCCTTCATTCGTTGATGACGAAGACTCCGGGAATCTCCAGGGGGAAGGCACAGCAAAAGCGGACCTCTTTCCTGCGATCCAGGGTCCTCCGGTCGACTACCTGTACGTGGTCAAGGATGAGACGGTTCCAAAAGGGGAAAAAATAGTAACCGAAGGTTCTTATGGAAATTGGGTGTGGGTCATTCTGGATGGTCGTGTGAGAATAACGCGAAACACTCCCAAAGGGCCCTTGGTGCTGGCTCAGCTCGCGGAAGGAAGCTTCATCGGGACCTTCACGGCTTTCCAATTCCAAGATTTCATCCGCACGGCAACGGCGACGGCCGTAGGAAGGGTCCACCTGGGTCTCCTCGACACCCAGAGACTGGCCGGGGAATTCGCCTCTCTTTCAAAGGATTTCAGGAGAATTCTTATTGAATTGACGGATCGCCTCAAGACCGTCTCGGATTCCACGGTTCGGTATTTTCTTGAAGGAAACAAAAAGGGAAGCAGTGATGGATCTGGTGGATCCTTGCCAGGATGGATGCCCGTCTCTTCAGGGAATCGTCATTCCCCCCTGGATCAGCAATCAAAAAGGAGCCTGATGCCGATTCCCTTAAAGAAAGAGGATGTCCTTCGATATAGCCTGTTTTCAATCGCTGATACCCCGGAACATCCCCTACCCCGCCGATGGAAAACCCATACCGAAGAAGATGAGCGAACGAAGTGGGAGCTTTTAAAAAGAGAATATGACAACCTTTCCCCAACCCTCAAAAACATGCTCGATCATCTGGCCACCTGTATCGTCGCCACCACCCGATTGTTTTTATTCTATGAAAGCAAAAAGGGCGAGCCCTGGATTGATCTTACCCCCCGATCCTGAAAAATGATGTCGGGAAAGCCTTGGCCGCCGTTTGTGGATGGGAGCTTGTTGGGGCAGCACTTGATATCAGACATTTGCTCCGACGAGAGCCTTTAGCGGCATTATCACGGATTAAGTGAGCGATATCAAGGACTGCCCCGGATCAAGGGTCTTGTTTACTGTTGTTGACTTTTGCTGGTGGGCGGGCTATTTTCTGATTTTTACTGAAGAGAGGAGAACTTAGAAACATGCGGAAGGTTGTCATTTCGGTCCTGGGAACGGACCGGCCGGGAATTGTGGCAGCGGTCTCAAGGATCCTCGGCGAAAACCATTGTAATATAGAAAATGCCACTCAAACCATCTTACAGACAGAGTTCGCCGCTATTTTCATCGCCAGGATGCCGAAAGACCTTGAGACCGATGATCTGCTCTCACGCCTTCGCAGGGGATTGAAGTCCCTCGGTCTTCACGCATTCCTGAAATCCATGGAGACCCTTCCTGATTTTCCGTCTCCGCCTGAAAGCGAACCCTTCGTGATTACGACCACCGGTCCTGATCGACAGGGCCTGATTTCGGGAATCACGGAGATTATGGCCCGGTTCAGGGCCAATATCACCAATCTCAAGGCCCTTTACCGCAAAAACACGGATTCTACGGAACGGACGACAGTCATCATATACGAAGTGGATGTACCGGTCCAGATAGACCATCAGGCCTTCAGGCAAGCCCTCAGGGACCGGGCCGATGATCTCGGGCTGGATCTCAGTATCCAGCACCGTGACATCTTCGAGGCCATCCACAGGGTTTGAAAGACCTGTTCTGCACAACACCCCTGCTCTTTCCCAGGACTTTTTTACTTTTGGATTGAATTTGATAGAGCAATTGGAGATCTCCCATGTTAAGTGATCGAGAAGTTCTCAGCACCCTGGAGATGTTGAAAAACGAACACCTTGACGTAAGAACCGTGACCCTTGGCATCAGCCTCTTGGATTGTGCAAGCCATGAACTGGATCGATTTAAAAACCAGATCCACCGCAAGATCACCTTGCTGGCCAAGGAACTGGTTCGGGTATGCGATGAGGTGGGTGACAAGTATGGTATACCGGTTGTGAACAAGCGAATCTCCGTAAGTCCCATCGCCGTCGCCGGAGCTGTATTTTCCTCGGCCCAAATGATTGAAGTGGCACGCACCCTTGACGAGGCTGCAAAGGAGGTCGGGGTTGATTTTATCGGCGGGTTCACCGCCCTTGTGGAAAAAGGATTCGCAAAGGGAGATCTCTCTTTGATCGAGGCCCTGCCAGAGGCCCTCTCCGTAACCGAAAGGGTGTGTGCCTCCATAAACGTTGCTTCCACAAGGGCCGGTATCAATATGAATGCGGTCCGCCTGATGGGGCAAACCATCAAGACAGCGGCCGAATATACGGCGGAGGCCGATGGACTTGCCTGTGCAAAACTTTGCGTTTTTTCAAACATTCCCCAGGACATCCCCTTCATGGCGGGGGCTTATCTCGGAATCGGAGAGCCCGATGCCGTTATAAATGTAGGTGTAAGCGGTCCCGGAGTGGTAAAAAAAGCCATTGAGCGGGCAAGGGAATCCCGGCCGGGGCTCGATCTGGGGCAGATATCCGAGATCATCAAGCGAACTGCGTTTAAAGTAACCAGGGTGGGGGAATTGATCGGCCGGGAGGTGGCCCAGAGACTCAGTGTCCCATTCGGAGTGGCGGATCTTTCCCTGGCCCCGACTCCCCATGTGGGGGACAGTGTAGGAGAAATTTTTCAAAGTCTTGGGCTGGCCAGTATCGGGGTGCCGGGCTCAACGGCTGTTCTGGCGCTTCTGAATGATGCGGTAAAGAAAGGGGGAGCTTTTGCCAGTTCCTTCGTGGGAGGATTGAGTGGGGCCTTTATCCCTGTGAGCGAGGATCTCAATATCTCGGAGGCGGCCCGCCGGGGTTTGCTTTCCTTGGAAAAACTGGAGGCCCTGACGAGCGTTTGTTCGGTGGGGCTGGACATGGTGGCGTTGCCGGGGGATATCGCTCCTGAAACGATCGCAGCCATTATTGCGGATGAAATGGCAATCGGGGTCATCAACCGAAAAACGACTGCGACACGGCTTATCCCGGTCCCCGGGAAAAAGGCCGGGGAGAGGGCCCATTTCGGAGGCTTACTGGGCTCGGCCACCATCATCCCTGTGAGAGACGAGGAATCCTCCCGGGACTTCATCAGGCTGGGAGGACGAATCCCGGCCCCGACCCAGAGTTTGATCAATTAGCCTGCGCCCAACCACAATCTTCCGGGCCTGATGCCTTTCCCTCAAAAGCTCGAAAAGGGAATCGTTATAGCCATTGCATTTTTTCGAGTGGGAAACCGGATCATTTGAAAAGCCGTCGTTGGTTCAACGGGAAGGTATGGCAGGAATGAAACGACCTTCCACCGCCTGTGTTTATTTCACGAAGTGGATGTAAAAGGAGGAATTCGATTTAGTGCCCATCCATAAATAGGCAATTTTGTTCAAGGTCAAGGAAGGCGAAGATTTTAACCGCAGGAATACATTGAAGTATTTCGAGGATTAAAATCTGAGCCTGACGCAGAGATTGGGGATCCGGGGGGAGGTAGATCCGGCCGCTATTTCCACTACGTTTCACTTTTTTTTCGATTATCTCTTCTCCGTAAACCTCGAATTTCACGCTCCCCTTGGTGACATCCAAGGATATCTCCTTCTTTTCCTTTTTCTTCTGCTCCACGTCTGCCCGCCTCTACCAAAATGGAATCCCGCGATCCATTTACGACCGCATTCATCTCATAGGGTTTCTCCCCAAGCGCCTATAAAAAGGTCCCTTTATCCGGAAAATTCTTTACGATTCCAAAACCTTTCTCAAGTTGATGAAATTGCTTCGATCGAAACCCAGGGTCTTGAAAAAGGAAAGGAGATCGGTGGAGTCCCACCTTACTGATGTATACACATTGGTGATGCCCTGTTGACTGTAATGGTCGAATATTGTCTCTGCAAGTTTCTTTCCGATCCCCCTCCCCATGTATCGGGGCGACACACCGAGGACACTGATCCATGCGCTTTTATCCAAGCCGAAATTTCCGGATGCAACATAACTGATCATATATCCGATCACTTTCCCCTGGTGCTCGGCGACATAACTGGCATCCCCTTTTCTTCCGACCTGTTCCTCGATGATCCTTTTCAAATCGATGTTGTCAGGAACAGAGGAAATGGCCGTTTCGATCTTAATGATGTCATCGGCATCCTCTTCTCTTAATCTTCTGATCAGGACATCCTCCACGGGTTACCATCCTCCGATTCAGTATAGGTTAATGCCCATCCATAAATGGCCCTTTTCCTCAATCTCTGCGTCAGGCTCAGATTTTAACCCAAATTATGCGTGAATGCTGAAATTTATTTTTATTACAATATTTAAAGCATCCTGACAGCACCCGATGGGTGAAGGATAAAAGGATGTTCCCTCCGCTACGTTCGCTACGCCGTCCATGGCTCCGCTCACTGCCGATTTTGGCTCTTCCGCTCTCCTGCTCCAGAGCCAAAATAGGCCGCTCCGGGAAAATTTTTGGCTCTTCCGCTCTCCTGCTCCAGAGCCAAAATAGGCCGCTCCGGGAAAATCCTTTTACCCTTTCTTAGACAGGCGTTCACACATAATTTGGGTTTAATCCTCGAAATACTTCAATGTATGGTGCCTCTGCCGCTTGGCATTCTAAAGCGGGATGGTTAAAATCTTCGCCTTCCCCTCCGGGGCGTAGGCCTTACGAGCCGGAGGCTTGACCTTGAACAAAATTGCCTGATTTACGGATGGACACTAGGTTAATTGAAAAGGTTCGGCTATTAAACCGGAAATCGTTTATTCACTTGTTTTCCGGGATCAAAATGCCCCTGCATCGGGGAAACGCTTTCACTGAACTGTGGTATCGGCTTCTTTCCGAACCCGTCGGCAGACATGCCTTGATATCACTCTTCCATTTGAGCTTTTTAATGGAGCGGAAAACAAAAATCAAGAAAAACAGAAACCTAAATTGAGCGATTTCCGAGTTTTCAGGAGATGCAAGGCGCGCGAGCCACGCCAAACAACCGGCGGGCAGGGATTCAGGAATGAGGCGTATATATCAGTACGCCGCAATGACGGAATCCGAAGCGCCTGTCTGCGTGCCTGCCTGTCCCGTTGGGACGGCAGACAGGCAACGCACAGGCAGGCAACGCAGCTTTCATAAAAATCTCCGTCCCCAGTGAAAATTGCCCGCATCCTTGGAGCACCCTCTAAAAATGTTGAGATTTAACGGGGTATATCCTATGCTTTCATTTAAAAGGGTTAGGCTTCCAAGGGAGTTTTCGATGACCTGCAGTTCGGTGAATGAACAGGAGTTGCTCAAAAGGATCCTTGAGCTCGAAAGGGAGAGCGAAAGACGCAAGAAGGCCGAGGAGGCCTTGAGGGAGAGTGAGAAACGCCTCTCCCAAATCGTTCAAGGAAGCTCCATACCCACCTTCGTTATAGACCAAAGGCATATCCTCACGCATTGTAACAAGGCCTTTGAAAACCTGACCGGGATCAGGGCCGAAGAGATTGTCGGGACCAACAAGCAATGGCTCCCCTTTTACCCCAGCAAAAGACCGGTCCTCGCAGATCTGATTCTTGACGGGGCCTCCGAGGAGGAGATTTTACGGTACTATGGGGGCCGTTGCAGAAAATCCAGGATTGTCGAAGGGGGCTACGAGGCGGAGGCTTTCTTTTCTGATGTTAGAGAAAAGGGAAAATGGCTTTTTTTTACGGCCGCCCCCATCAAGGACTCGGATGACCGAATCATCGGTGCGATTGAGACACTCCAGGACATTACGGAACAAAAGCGGACCGAAGAGGCCTTGCGCAGATCCGAGAGGCGTTACAAGAGGCTTCTTGAATTCCTCCCCTCCCCGGTCGTCCTGTTCACCTTGGATGGTAGGGTATCTTACCTGAACTCCGCTTTCACCGAGACTTTCGGGTGGACTTTGGATGAACTGGAAGGCAAGAGAATCCCATATGTCCCGCCTGGCCTTGAAAAGGAAACATCAGATAACATCAAGCGCCTTTTTGAGGAAGAAGTCATCCTCCATCACGAGTCCAAACGGATTACCAAGGACGGCAGGATCCTGGATGTCTCCATTCGAGCATCCACCTATTCCGAAACCGGGGATGAACCGACGGGTGAACTCGTTATTCTCCGCGATATTACCAAGGAGAAGAAAATCGCCCGCAACAACGAGGCCATTCTCAGGATAAGCACCGCCTTGCCCGAGTATCCCGACCTTGAGGAACTCCTTGACTTTGTGAGCAATGAAATCAAGAGGCTTTTCAATACCGAGGGAGCCCTTGTGGCCCTGATGAACGAAGAAAAGCAGGAACTCTTTTTTCTTGGAGTGGCTTACGACGAGAGGGCGGTGCAGGAAAAGGTCAAGGATGCGCGCTTCTCCATGGACCAGTTGATTGCGGGGAGGGTCATCAAAACCGGGCGCCCGATTATCATCAACGATATCAAGGAAGAATTCGCCCTCCATCAGAAAAGAGATCGGAAACTAGGCTACCAAACCAGAAACCTTCTCTTGGTCCCCCTCAGGAGTTTTGACCGCATCATCGGGGCGCTTTGCGCTGTCAACAAAAAGGAGGGGGATTTCGAACAGGCCGATGCCGACCTGCTCAGCATGATCGCAGGGACCGTCGCCCTTTCCATTGAAAACGCCCGGTTCGCCGAGGAAATCAAACAAGCCTATCGCGAAGTCTCGGCCTTGAACAGGGCGAAGGACAAGGTCATCAATCATCTTTCCCATGAACTGAAAACCCCTGTCTCTATCCTGGCGAGTAACTTGAAAATACTTGAAAAGAAGCTTTCAACTCTCCAGGATAACAGCTGGAAACGGGCAATGGATCGTTCCAAAAGAAACCTGGATAGAATCCTGGAACTTCAATACAAGGCCCATGATATCCTCCAGGATAAGCATTACAAGATCCACGACCTCCTTTCCTCCATGCTGGATCAGGGTGCCGACCTGTTTGAGTCTCTTCTTGAAGAACATATTGGTGATAATCAAGTGATCCCTCTTATACGGCAGAGGATCGACGAAATTTTCAGCGCAGGTGAGTCAGCCCCCAAGCACATCTTGCTGGGAGATTTTCTGCGGGAAAGATTGGCCGCCCTCAGACCACGGTTTTCACATAGGACTATTGATATCTTGGTCCAAATCGAAGCCAACCCCTCACTGTTTCTCCCCCAAGAAGTCTTGGAAAAAGTGATCGACGGCCTCTTGAAAAATGCAATAGAAAACACACCGGATCAGGGGAGAATTGAAGTCAGGATACTGGAGGAACAAGGGGGTGTTTCCCTGGTGGTCCACGATTACGGAGTCGGCATTCCCGAGGATGCCCGAAAACGAATCTTTGAAGGTTTTTTTTCAACCCAGGCCACCTTGGACTATTCGACCAAAAGGCCTTTTGATTTCAATGCCGGTGGAAAAGGCACGGATCTATTGAGAATGAAAGTGTTTTCCGAGCGTTACGGATTTTACATCAAGATGAATTCTACGAGATGTCGTTATATCCCCCGGGAAACGGACAAGTGTCCGGGTGAGATCCGTGCCTGTAAATTCTGCGCCTCTATTGAAGACTGTCACCGGTCAGGCGGTACCACATTCACCGTTCATTTTCCCGTCCCATAGAAGGGAAAACGGCTCCCGACAGAGCGCATACACCGCGGAATTTTCCGCAAGCAAAGGGTTCGATTGCGTATGGTTCAAGTGGCCGAGTGATTGTTGTAGAACTTAATAAGCCGGCCTCCATGCATTTCCATTTGACCCCTTGAACCTTCGACCCCTGGGCCCCTAAAATTATCGGTTTCAGCCGATAGTAGTTTACTTTATTTAAAGGAGTTGTTTATGTCTCATAATTCAGTCGAAGGCCCCAAGGATTCCTTGGAAAGCTTTGCAGATCTTCTTGATTCTTATGGTCCGGGTTCCCAAGAGGATTTTCGGATCGGCGACAAAGTCAAAGGGAAAGTCATCTCGATCGGTAAAGAACGGATCTATATCGATACGGGAACAAAGATCGACGGATTTGTGGAAAAGGAAGCCTTTCTGGACGATTCCGGTCAATTGACCCTTGAAGTGGGAGACAGTGTGGAACTTTACGTGGCCGCTTACAGTGGAGACGAAATTACCCTGGTAAGAGCGCTTACGGGGGGAGGAGGCCTGGGGCTTCTTAGGAGGGCCTTTGAAAATTCGGTCCCGCTTGAAGGTAAGGTTACGGGGCAAGTGAAGGGAGGGTTCCAGGTGGAGGTCAACCGCAAACGCGCATTTTGCCCGTTAAGCCAAATGGACCTTCGCTACGTTGAAGACACAGAATCCTAC is from Deltaproteobacteria bacterium and encodes:
- a CDS encoding PFL family protein; its protein translation is MLSDREVLSTLEMLKNEHLDVRTVTLGISLLDCASHELDRFKNQIHRKITLLAKELVRVCDEVGDKYGIPVVNKRISVSPIAVAGAVFSSAQMIEVARTLDEAAKEVGVDFIGGFTALVEKGFAKGDLSLIEALPEALSVTERVCASINVASTRAGINMNAVRLMGQTIKTAAEYTAEADGLACAKLCVFSNIPQDIPFMAGAYLGIGEPDAVINVGVSGPGVVKKAIERARESRPGLDLGQISEIIKRTAFKVTRVGELIGREVAQRLSVPFGVADLSLAPTPHVGDSVGEIFQSLGLASIGVPGSTAVLALLNDAVKKGGAFASSFVGGLSGAFIPVSEDLNISEAARRGLLSLEKLEALTSVCSVGLDMVALPGDIAPETIAAIIADEMAIGVINRKTTATRLIPVPGKKAGERAHFGGLLGSATIIPVRDEESSRDFIRLGGRIPAPTQSLIN
- a CDS encoding GNAT family N-acetyltransferase, with the protein product MEDVLIRRLREEDADDIIKIETAISSVPDNIDLKRIIEEQVGRKGDASYVAEHQGKVIGYMISYVASGNFGLDKSAWISVLGVSPRYMGRGIGKKLAETIFDHYSQQGITNVYTSVRWDSTDLLSFFKTLGFDRSNFINLRKVLES
- a CDS encoding PAS domain S-box protein; translated protein: MTCSSVNEQELLKRILELERESERRKKAEEALRESEKRLSQIVQGSSIPTFVIDQRHILTHCNKAFENLTGIRAEEIVGTNKQWLPFYPSKRPVLADLILDGASEEEILRYYGGRCRKSRIVEGGYEAEAFFSDVREKGKWLFFTAAPIKDSDDRIIGAIETLQDITEQKRTEEALRRSERRYKRLLEFLPSPVVLFTLDGRVSYLNSAFTETFGWTLDELEGKRIPYVPPGLEKETSDNIKRLFEEEVILHHESKRITKDGRILDVSIRASTYSETGDEPTGELVILRDITKEKKIARNNEAILRISTALPEYPDLEELLDFVSNEIKRLFNTEGALVALMNEEKQELFFLGVAYDERAVQEKVKDARFSMDQLIAGRVIKTGRPIIINDIKEEFALHQKRDRKLGYQTRNLLLVPLRSFDRIIGALCAVNKKEGDFEQADADLLSMIAGTVALSIENARFAEEIKQAYREVSALNRAKDKVINHLSHELKTPVSILASNLKILEKKLSTLQDNSWKRAMDRSKRNLDRILELQYKAHDILQDKHYKIHDLLSSMLDQGADLFESLLEEHIGDNQVIPLIRQRIDEIFSAGESAPKHILLGDFLRERLAALRPRFSHRTIDILVQIEANPSLFLPQEVLEKVIDGLLKNAIENTPDQGRIEVRILEEQGGVSLVVHDYGVGIPEDARKRIFEGFFSTQATLDYSTKRPFDFNAGGKGTDLLRMKVFSERYGFYIKMNSTRCRYIPRETDKCPGEIRACKFCASIEDCHRSGGTTFTVHFPVP
- a CDS encoding DUF2080 family transposase-associated protein, with the protein product MEQKKKEKKEISLDVTKGSVKFEVYGEEIIEKKVKRSGNSGRIYLPPDPQSLRQAQILILEILQCIPAVKIFAFLDLEQNCLFMDGH